One Legionella hackeliae DNA segment encodes these proteins:
- a CDS encoding mevalonate kinase family protein, with amino-acid sequence MKWRIPAKTFLLGEYAAVAGGSAIILTTAPCFELAIATDSLMHGIHPDSPAGQWWLHHRTPMQGLLWRDPYEGKGGLGASSAQFIGAYLASCHLLHIKPNMDALLDTYYQFAWRGEGLRPSGYDVLAQLQNRCVYINRQNNSIESYDWGFKDIAFLLLHSGQKLATHYHLQRTTLPNSINELSAISEQAKRAFEQTNSNELVDAINNYQQHLNNCNLIAPHSLRHIQALKMQEDVLAAKGCGALGADVLLLVVPKMGLKTKISNLTADGWTILASSDDLYTGRALMKNKRQKTLEILP; translated from the coding sequence ATGAAATGGCGTATTCCAGCAAAAACATTTTTACTTGGTGAATATGCAGCAGTTGCTGGTGGTTCAGCGATTATATTAACTACAGCGCCGTGTTTTGAGTTAGCTATTGCTACAGATAGTTTAATGCATGGTATTCACCCCGATTCTCCTGCAGGACAATGGTGGTTACATCATCGTACTCCTATGCAAGGATTATTGTGGCGTGATCCATATGAAGGGAAAGGAGGCTTAGGGGCCTCAAGTGCCCAGTTTATTGGTGCTTATTTGGCCAGCTGTCATCTTTTGCATATTAAACCTAACATGGACGCGTTGCTTGATACCTATTACCAATTTGCTTGGCGAGGCGAGGGATTAAGGCCAAGTGGATATGACGTACTGGCTCAACTACAAAACCGTTGTGTTTATATCAATCGCCAGAATAATAGTATTGAATCCTATGATTGGGGCTTTAAAGACATTGCTTTTTTATTGCTGCACAGTGGGCAAAAGCTAGCCACTCATTATCATTTGCAGCGTACAACCCTACCTAATTCCATTAATGAGCTGTCTGCCATTTCTGAACAGGCTAAAAGAGCTTTTGAACAAACCAATAGCAATGAATTGGTAGATGCGATCAACAATTACCAGCAACATTTAAACAATTGCAATCTCATTGCCCCGCACAGTTTGCGACATATCCAAGCGTTAAAAATGCAAGAAGATGTACTCGCGGCGAAAGGGTGTGGTGCATTGGGTGCTGACGTGCTGTTACTTGTTGTGCCTAAAATGGGGCTAAAAACAAAAATCAGTAATTTAACCGCTGATGGTTGGACAATTTTGGCAAGCAGTGACGACTTATATACTGGTCGAGCACTCATGAAAAATAAAAGACAGAAAACACTTGAAATTTTACCTTAA
- a CDS encoding hydroxymethylglutaryl-CoA reductase, degradative has protein sequence MPLSNNASQLFQGFSKLAREERFQRLLELGALTPEDIQFLRNGGVQETALADKLIENVIGYFQLPLGVATNFCIDGEDYVVPLAVEETSIIAALSKTAKWIRQHGEIKTWVTGDCILGQIQMAKVTDFARLSSIFSENKQFLLEKANVEVASTMVKRGGGVMDLQLRHIPRHDGGDMAVIHVTMNTCDAMGANIINQVLEFLKIPIENITGEQVTMCILSNLNDEKLTTAKVTIRNVEPELGERLQEASLFAEIDSYRAATHNKGVMNGIDPVLIATGNDWRAVEAGIHAYASRSGHYQAITRWRYQEGVLIGELTAPIIVGTVGGVTALHPTAKLCLRMMGIQSANHLSRVLAAVGLVQNLGAIRALCTEGIIQGHMKLHIDNLLLVAGATDHEVPVLKERLQSWLIANKRISVNNACELLTEIRRAQTTS, from the coding sequence ATGCCGTTAAGTAACAATGCCAGTCAATTATTTCAGGGTTTTTCCAAATTAGCACGTGAAGAGCGTTTTCAGCGCTTACTGGAGTTGGGTGCTTTAACCCCTGAAGATATTCAATTTCTACGCAATGGTGGTGTACAAGAGACAGCTCTTGCAGATAAATTGATTGAGAATGTTATTGGCTATTTTCAACTTCCTTTAGGCGTGGCAACTAATTTTTGCATTGATGGAGAAGACTATGTTGTTCCTCTAGCGGTGGAGGAAACATCTATCATTGCGGCTTTATCTAAAACGGCCAAATGGATAAGACAACACGGCGAGATTAAAACCTGGGTGACTGGCGACTGTATTCTAGGCCAAATTCAAATGGCAAAAGTAACTGACTTTGCCAGATTATCCAGCATTTTTAGTGAGAATAAGCAATTTTTACTCGAAAAAGCGAATGTAGAAGTCGCGTCAACCATGGTTAAGCGAGGGGGGGGCGTTATGGATTTGCAATTACGCCATATACCTCGTCATGATGGCGGCGATATGGCAGTTATTCATGTGACTATGAATACTTGCGATGCCATGGGCGCTAATATCATTAACCAGGTCCTGGAGTTTTTAAAAATACCTATTGAAAATATCACTGGTGAACAAGTCACCATGTGTATTTTATCGAATTTAAATGATGAGAAGCTGACTACGGCAAAAGTAACGATTCGAAATGTAGAGCCTGAGTTAGGTGAACGTCTACAGGAAGCTTCTTTATTTGCTGAAATAGACTCTTATCGTGCTGCAACGCATAACAAAGGGGTAATGAATGGGATAGACCCAGTCCTAATTGCTACTGGGAACGATTGGCGAGCTGTGGAAGCGGGTATTCATGCTTATGCAAGTCGCTCTGGACATTATCAAGCAATTACGCGTTGGCGTTATCAGGAAGGGGTACTGATTGGCGAATTAACAGCACCTATTATTGTAGGAACTGTAGGGGGGGTAACGGCGTTGCATCCTACTGCAAAACTCTGTTTACGCATGATGGGTATCCAATCCGCTAATCATTTGTCCCGAGTATTGGCAGCAGTAGGTCTAGTACAAAATCTAGGAGCAATTAGAGCCCTATGTACTGAAGGAATTATTCAAGGCCACATGAAATTGCATATCGATAATTTGTTGTTGGTGGCGGGAGCTACCGATCACGAAGTGCCTGTATTGAAAGAGCGTTTGCAAAGTTGGTTAATTGCTAACAAACGAATTAGTGTCAATAATGCTTGTGAACTTTTAACTGAAATCAGACGAGCGCAAACCACATCATGA
- the fni gene encoding type 2 isopentenyl-diphosphate Delta-isomerase: MQDNYSQFEKRKQDHIALALMDANQASELNVLDSISLTHEALPDLDFDEISISSQRFEQNIDTPFLVSSMTAGHRDAININRNLIAACSQSKWAMGVGSQRRELTDEDAASEWKELRKNFPNVTLFSNLGIAQIINVPITTLQRLTDALQAQALIVHCNPLQEAIQPEGTPSFKGCWDALAKLVEKLPIPIIVKETGCGFSQPTLQRLNDIGVAAVDVSGVGGTHWGRIEGHRAVEGSVQQRAAVSFRNWGIDTVQSVENAVALSPRFEVWGSGGVRHGLDAAKLFALGASTVGFAKPMLDAALQNAERVYALMNTIEYELKVAMFCTGSRVLTELKEKACR, translated from the coding sequence ATGCAAGACAACTACAGCCAATTTGAGAAACGCAAACAAGATCATATTGCTCTTGCTTTAATGGACGCTAATCAAGCTAGCGAATTAAATGTTCTGGATAGCATTTCTCTCACTCATGAAGCCTTACCTGACTTGGATTTTGATGAAATTTCTATCTCCAGCCAGCGATTTGAACAAAACATTGATACCCCTTTCCTGGTTAGCTCGATGACTGCAGGTCATCGGGATGCAATTAACATTAATCGGAATTTAATTGCTGCTTGCTCTCAAAGTAAATGGGCTATGGGAGTTGGCTCTCAGCGTCGTGAATTAACCGATGAAGACGCAGCTTCTGAATGGAAAGAGTTGCGAAAAAATTTTCCTAATGTCACCCTGTTTAGCAATTTAGGGATTGCACAGATTATTAATGTTCCAATCACAACCTTGCAGCGTCTAACAGATGCATTGCAAGCGCAGGCTTTAATTGTTCATTGTAATCCTCTCCAGGAAGCAATTCAGCCTGAAGGTACCCCTTCGTTTAAAGGCTGTTGGGATGCTCTTGCCAAATTGGTTGAAAAATTACCAATACCCATCATTGTAAAAGAAACAGGATGTGGCTTTTCACAGCCCACTCTACAACGCTTAAATGACATAGGCGTTGCAGCTGTTGATGTCAGTGGCGTAGGTGGCACGCATTGGGGGCGAATTGAGGGGCATCGTGCTGTTGAAGGTAGCGTTCAGCAACGTGCTGCGGTTAGTTTTCGGAATTGGGGAATAGATACTGTACAGAGTGTTGAAAATGCTGTAGCGCTGTCCCCTCGTTTTGAGGTTTGGGGTTCAGGTGGTGTGCGTCATGGGTTAGATGCTGCGAAACTATTCGCATTGGGTGCAAGCACTGTGGGTTTTGCAAAACCCATGCTGGATGCTGCATTACAAAATGCAGAGAGGGTGTATGCTCTCATGAACACCATTGAATATGAACTAAAGGTCGCTATGTTTTGTACAGGCAGTCGCGTACTCACTGAGCTTAAGGAGAAGGCATGCCGTTAA